The proteins below are encoded in one region of Erinaceus europaeus chromosome 15, mEriEur2.1, whole genome shotgun sequence:
- the PGP gene encoding glycerol-3-phosphate phosphatase, translating into MAAMAEAGGDKGRCVRLSAERARALLADVDTLLFDCDGVLWRGETAVPGAPEVLTALRARGKRLGFVTNNSSKTRQAYADKLRRLGFGGPDAPDARPEVFGTAYCAALYLRRHLASAPAPKAYVLGSAALAAELQAVGVAAVGVGPEPLPGDGPAAWLSAPLEPDVRAVVVGFDPHFSYAKLTKAVRYLQQPGCLLVGTNMDNRLPLENGGFVAGTGCLVRAVEMAAQRQADIIGKPSRFIFDCVSQEYGIDPERTVMVGDRLDTDILLGVTCGLKTILTLTGVSTLGDVKNNQESDCLSKKKMVPDFYVDSIADLLPALQG; encoded by the exons ATGGCGGCCATGGCGGAGGCCGGCGGCGACAAGGGGCGCTGCGTGCGGCTGAGCGCCGAGCGCGCCCGGGCGCTGCTGGCCGACGTGGACACGCTGCTGTTCGACTGCGACGGCGTGCTGTGGCGCGGCGAGACGGCGGTGCCCGGCGCGCCCGAGGTCCTGACGGCGCTGCGGGCCCGCGGGAAGCGCCTAGGCTTCGtcaccaacaacagcagcaagacgCGCCAGGCCTACGCCGACAAGCTGCGGCGCCTGGGCTTCGGCGGCCCCGACGCGCCCGACGCGCGGCCCGAGGTCTTCGGCACGGCCTACTGCGCCGCGCTCTACCTGCGCCGGCACCTGGCCTCCGCGCCCGCGCCCAAGGCCTACGTGCTGGGCAGCGCCGCGCTGGCCGCCGAGCTGCAGGCCGTGGGCGTCGCCGCCGTGGGCGTGGGCCCCGAGCCGCTGCCCGGGGACGGGCCGGCCGCCTGGCTGAGCGCGCCGCTCGAGCCCGACGTGCGCGCCGTGGTGGTGGGCTTCGACCCGCACTTCAGCTACGCCAAGCTCACCAAGGCCGTGCGCTACCTGCAGCAGCCCGGCTGCCTGCTCGTGGGCACCAACATGGACAACCGGCTCCCGCTGGAGAACGGCGGCTTCGTCGCAG GCACCGGCTGCCTGGTCCGAGCCGTGGAGATGGCTGCCCAGCGCCAGGCCGACATCATCGGGAAGCCCAGCCGCTTCATCTTCGACTGCGTGTCCCAGGAATACGGCATCGACCCGGAGCGCACCGTCATGGTGGGTGACCGCCTGGACACAGACATCCTCCTGGGTGTCACCTGCGGCCTGAAGACCATTCTGACCCTCACGGGGGTTTCCACTCTGGGGGATGTGAAGAACAACCAGGAAAGTGACTGTCTGTCCAAGAAGAAAATGGTCCCCGACTTCTATGTTGACAGCATAGCCGACCTTTTGCCTGCCCTTCAAGGTTAA
- the BRICD5 gene encoding LOW QUALITY PROTEIN: BRICHOS domain-containing protein 5 (The sequence of the model RefSeq protein was modified relative to this genomic sequence to represent the inferred CDS: substituted 1 base at 1 genomic stop codon), which translates to MASPHVGAAAAEVLTEKATQRGAHSAAGSETGPADEAVELRVFLVWRALSCTSALRSQPAQPRLCEHREEGPATQLGGGTKLTQPSSFISQLPPSLCLTLPSPGGPRTNQTAQVDVAQNMATIRVTPMQGNRSWAVLLDGQSVSVLGTGGAGAVAPSLIHLPPQGCVCYRPPGHPACFLRLMEPRDRERLRLLVNSSRVSDSVDPQKPRYTQELLAVLGSREVDPTQVGAAVRHLCAETPIYWAHPAQGEXAWWLVEADWRGVGGSMDSQSTSPGPRKQRLIYLCIDICFPSNVCVSVCFYYLPD; encoded by the exons ATGGCGTCACCTCACGTGGGGGCTGCTGCTGCCGAAGTCCTCACTGAAAAGGCCACCCAGAGAGGGGCTCATAGTGCCGCTGGCTCCGAGACGGGGCCTGCCGATGAGGCTGTGGAGTTACGGGTCTTCCTGGTCTGGAG AGCCCTGAGCTGCACTTCTGCATTGCGCAGCCAGCCAGCTCAGCCTCGGCTGT GCGAGCATAGAGAAGAGGGACCAGCAACGCAACTGGGTGGGGGTACCAAGCTGACCCAGCCCAGCTCTTTTATCTCTCAGCTACCACCATCCCTCTGCCTGACCCTCCCGAGCCCCGGGGGGCCCCGGACCAACCAGACAGCCCAGGTGGACGTGGCCCAGAACATGGCAACCATCagagtgacccccatgcagggcaaccggagctgggcagtgctgctGGACGGGCAGAGTGTGAGTGTGCTGGGGACGGGCGGGGCCGGAGCTGTGGCCCCCAGCCTCATCCACCTGCCTCCCCAGGGCTGCGTCTGCTACCGGCCACCAGGGCACCCCGCCTGCTTCCTCCGCCTCATGGAGCCCCGAGATCGAGAGCGCCTGCGGCTGCTGGTGAACTCCTCACGG GTCTCCGATTCAGTCGACCCCCAGAAACCCCGCTACACCCAGGAGCTGCTGGCGGTACTGGGGAGCCGAGAGGTGGACCCTACTCAGGTGGGGGCTGCAGTGCGGCACCTCTGTGCCGAAACCCCCATCTACTGGGCCCACCCTGCCCAGGGTGAGTGAGCCTGGTGGCTGGTGGAGGCAgactggcggggggtgggggggagcatgGACTCACAGAGCACCTCCCCAGGGCCCCGGAAGCAGCGGCTGATCTATCTGTGCATCGACATCTGCTTCCCGAGtaatgtctgtgtgtctgtctgcttcTACTACCTGCCAGACTGA